The sequence below is a genomic window from Anopheles cruzii chromosome 3, idAnoCruzAS_RS32_06, whole genome shotgun sequence.
TACCGTAGATGCTCATgctggtgacggcggcggccgtcgtcgtgccgaccaacccgcccgccgcccCACTGGCGCCCGTGCCCCCCACACCCGAGTACCCCAGCGAGGAGCTCATCGCGCGgatgccactgctgctgccggcgctgctgctgctgccgctgatgctgctgctgatgctgccgatgcCACTGCTGCCGGAGTACCCGGTCGCCGATGTCCCggccccaccaccactaccaccagcaccaccggtcGACAGTTCGCTCAACTTGTCGCGGCCGAGCGACAGCGGCAGGGTGTTGCCCGTGTTGCTGACGATCGTGCGCGACAGCGAGGAGGTCAGCTTGCGGAGCAACGACGAGGTGCTACCGTCGTCCTGCGAGTCCCCGCTCAGCTGGCCGGTCAGCTTGAGGCTGGCCGAGGGGAACTGGTAGCTGCCGAGGGTTTGGCTGCGCAGCGACGACATGAACGAACCGGTGCTGGCCGAGGTGCTcgtggcaccggcagcggaagtcaccgccgccggcagacTGTCGGCACGGTCGAACTGGTCCTGGCGGCGCAACGGTGACGGAGAGGCCGACTGGCGATCCGACGTTTGTCCGAGACTGGGGGCGGGCGATTTGTCACGCTGCGCGCCaacaccggaagccgggcTCGACGAGCGGTACGACGATTCGGACGCGGACGAAGGGGACGGCGACACGACCAGGTTGTTCTTTTCGTCCAAGCTGAACGTGGTGATGTTGAGCGTACTGGTGACGGGTGCCGAAGGCCGCAGACTGGACGTGCCGGACGCTACGGACGAGGCGATGGACGACGTCGACGATAGGTAgtcggcaccggcggccacggacGAAGACAGGAACAGACCGGCCGACGCACTGTACGGCTGGGTGGCCGGGGCAGTCGACGGAGGACAGCCGTTACTGCGGGCCGTGCCGCTCAGCAGGATGCGGCTCTGCGTGTCGGCGGACTTGAGCGAGTAGCTGCTGGTGGACTCCCGGAACTTAACCGACGCAGGTGATGCTCCACGCTTGATGGTGTCAGTACCTGGAATGGGAGTCACGTTAGTGCTGGGAGGCGATCGCAGCGCTGCATCACCGTCTTACCCGACCCGGAGCCGGACGCGGAAGAAGTGGAACTAGAGCTTGGGGAGGGTGTGGCGTGATGTGGCGATTGGACGCGCTCCACCAAGCCCGCTGAGACCTCCGATTGATGGGGCTACAAGGTGTGTAAGCGGCGGGGGGAGAGAAAGCAGCGTTCGATTAGAGTCCTGCGGTGCCAATACGTCACACACAGCTATTCTCATGTCTCAAGTGACACGGCGTTTCGGTCGAACAATTCGGCTCGACGCGCCATCGCCAGACTATTTGGGGGGTTGTGTGTGAGGGGTTGGTAAAGGAGTTAAGTGTGTCCTGTATATGGAGGCGTTATCTGTAGCGTGTGAACAAGTGTTGTTTGGTGTGGAcatctctgtctctctctctctctctctctcgaaagCGGGGAAGATCGTTGggcaattttggtttcgtttgttaCGGTTTTGCTTCCTCGTTAAGGTCGGTAGGTCGTCGTAGTCGGGATCGAACGTGGgccgtaacgtaacgtaacgtaacgtgtCGGAGGTTTTTAGTACACTGCGTTACCTGTTGGCCCGCTTGTTGCAAGGCTCGATGCGATTGAGCTAACTGAGCCACTACTGATTGATACTGAAGAGTGCTGGGAGTGGCTGAGAGCAGATGCGGACCGAGCGCCGAGGATGTGGTTGATGGATTGCTGGCTGCTGAACGGGGCTGTGTAGACGCTAGTGCcgacgactgctgctgctgctgtagctgctgctcctgctgttgctgctgctgttgggtgctgctgctgctggagctgatGGGCCCCGCCGAcgagcccgccgccgccaggaggctgctgctggtgctgtggtggatgttggagctgctgctgctgcgctggtagctgctgctgctggatatGGTGCTGCccgccggcgccggcagcagcagggccgGCGATTTGCCCGCTGGCAACGCACTGGCTTTGCTTCCACGCGGCTCGACTGGCTCGCCGCGCCGACCTGTCTACATAGGACTCTGAATTAACCACGAGATATTGCGTTCGGTTTAAGAAAAAGGTTGGCCTCATCAGTGTggttgtttgctgctgctgctgcgagcgACGGTCGCTCGGTACCGTCCGGGGTTTTGAGCACAGAGGGAAGTTGTGGCACAAGCTCGACAgaggtagtagtagtagtagtgagTAGCAGGCCAGGTTTGTGATACACCAAACCACATAGATAGGGTGCGATCGATCAGCGATCGCCGTCATGCGCGATGCGATACTCTAAAGTTCGCCAGGCACAGTTCCCGGCACAGACACGAGCTAGCTCAAGACGCTCAAAACAACACTTAGCTATGGGGGTGGGGCAGGTTTACAGCTAACAGAGGGACAGTGGGGACACACATTACAAGCAACGGAAGGGAAACTTAATGTGGAACACCAacgacacggacacgaacacgaacaatGTTTCTTCAACAGCAGACGCACATCCCGCGGGGGCACATCCAGCAGCTTCCCATCCAGCAACTCCACCTGCTCCGACCTCTGGCTCCTCCACcggtctcgctctcgccgtcCATCTCTCACTCACGCTCACGCTCAACGCTCTCGGTCATCGATCGGTCTTGATCCTTCGCGATCCACTTCGTGGTCCAAATGTTTGGCCGGATTATCTTCCCACGCCGCTActcgtgtgggtgtgtgttggtgtgtgtgtgtgtgtgtgtgggagtgTAATTCAAAGTGTAGTTGGGACAGcgcttgtttgtgtgtgtgtcagacGGGTCATCTCTTGGCGGCGCCAGTCACGTGTCATTGGGGAAAGAAGAGCATAAACGAATGAAGAATCCAAACATAACGACGACTAGAAACCAAGAAGTTTAGGAGAAGAAAAGAGAGATGTGCACTATGGAGTGGAGCTAGTTGCAGCCAAActcaaaacgaaagaaaaaacgcgCAAGATGCAAAGTGATGGATGGCGAAAGGTATCATACCAGGTCTAAACGTCGAAAACCGGATGGTGTGTcgaacagatggctctagctgtcaatttggtcctttTCAGTATGCggttttggcaacactgcctttTGCTGTAACTTccggcaaaggatttcaactCAACTCAAAACGAAACATCTTTTAGTCGGCAACCTATGTTTGAGGACCTTTTGTGTCTAAAAAGTACGAAACGCAAGCATTATTGGTTTTCTGCCACCTGGTTAAGAAAACTGCTAAAGAATCTCATCACATGCTTTTCGAAGCTTACTGTGATCATGATACAAAAACTTTTGGACAAAActgacacgcaaacgcaacaacaatcCGCGGATCAGCCAAATGTGTAGCAATACGCCATATCCCATACGCCACGTTTGAACTCCTTGGAAGATTCAGAAGATTGGaaaaatgggtgccacatgaactgtacgaaaaaaaggcacgaCAACCGAAAAACGTAATGTGAAATTCTGCTTGCCaggtacaaaaggaagtcatttctccatcagatcgGAGAgggaaagtggattcattttgagaatcgtacattgaaaaaaatcatggGTCAGTCCGAGGAAACCATCAACTTCaactgcaaaaccagatcgatttGGCAAAAAtacaatgctgtgtgtctgggATGGGCCCAGAAAGGTGTAGTGTATCACAGGCTCCTGAAACCTGGTGAAACTTTTAATACGGATCGCttctgacaacaaatgatcaattttaaCCATGCATTGATGGAACAATGAACATAATAAGCCAGAAACACTTGGCTCTTCTTGGCTCTTGGCTCTTCTTGGCTCTTGGCTTGGCTGGCTTCGATTCCGATAAGGAAATCGAAATTTGATGTCTAATtcatttgcttcaaaagacgaagaattctttcggcGCGACATCCACAAATTAGCACagagatgggagaaatttatttaacgatggcacatactttgaataaaccAGAGTTATCCATTTCAATGTAAGAAACATTTAGGGTTTTAGACCTGGTATATACGCACACGCGCGTGTCAAGAGATCGTTCAACGGGACTGACACGGCAAAACTTGGCCAAAGCAAAACCCTGTGCCGGTAAAAATTTTATTACATGTTTTTCCAAACCAGCAACTAGAAACTATTTATCTAACCCGTTGGAAGCTAATTCTCGAGTTTTAATTCTTCCAAAAATTTTTGCACAATCCGAACACATGTTTGGAACTGGCGTCGAGCGTACTGAAGGTGGCTAAGCTTTGCTGTGTCCATTCCTTGACGGATGGGATGTTCCGTCCCCTTGGATAGGTGGCCGTATTGGCCGTCGGTGTACCTTCAACCCCTAAAGGGCCCGAACGAAGGACTCTGCCGGATCACTAGCTAGATGCGCATagatgtgtgtgttgtgtgtgtatgtgtgtggctGTGAAAGGGAagagtgtgtgttggtggtagTCGATGAGTGCGAGCGTGAGTGAGGTGAGGTGAGTGAGGGCGAAACGGGCGATGATTccacgcgctctctctctctctctctcgctgttaCTGCCGGCTCTTGGCTCGCGGCCTTACACACTTGATGGGGATGATCGGGATCGGGGCAGTCCAGGTGAGCCCGGTGTCCCCGCCGTTCGTTCGTGAGGCCCAAACGGCCTAAACAGAAAAGGCGATTTCGAGGCGAGAACTAAAAGCGAATAATCGGAGGATCGAGAAGCGATTGCCCGCCGCTTGGGATGATTGGAACAGAAAATAGCATGTGGCAAACGAACACAGCAAGCAAGCAGCCAGCAGCGGAAAGCAGTGCGACTACCGGAACCACCCGAAGGAACTCTCGGAGCCGGCCGAGGAGATTGGCGGTGACCGGCGACCACGAGTATGGCGCGGCCGAGAGGTGCGTGCGTTGCCGAGCGACTGTACAAAACGCGGATCACTCTACCGTACGGGAATTCCAAGAAGTTCCAAGAACTGCGTTTGGTCTCACCAACATAACAGTTACCGGAATGGGTTAATGTAGAGTAGAGTGATCCTatacaaaactaaaacaagcACACAGAAGGAGGACAACACAAGATACTAAACACGAGCACAGGCAGTGTACAGAACGGGGGGTCACAGTGCTACTAGAGGTACAAGGGAGGGTAGCCAGCTAGCTAATGCGGAACCGGAGCGATGGAAGAAGGCTGGACAAACAACGAGAACACCTGGACCTGGAGCATGCCTGATGGACTGAGGTCCCTGGCCGACTGTGGCCTCGACAGGTGACAGGTGGATACATCCGGTACACACCGACAGATCAGTACAACGGCTAACAGCAATAGCGTTCAGCGCACGGTTCAGCGCGCTGGTGTGTGAGGGTGAGTGCGTGTACGAAGGAAGGTAGCGGTCGTTGGCGAGCGGTTGAAGTACAAGAATTACGTTACCTGAAGTAGCGGGACCGCCGGGAACGAgcgggccgccgcccggcccggtgccgccCGGGGGCTGGGGCCAGATCTGCAGCAAGTACTTGAGCACCGCGATCGGTTGTGCGTGGTCAATTTCTTCGTTCGCCCCGACGCTGGCCGAGTGCAGCATCAGCGGTGGCCCGAGCGCCGTGGCCAGTGCCTGGGCCGACATTTTGTTGCGCTCGGCCGCCGATACTACCAGCGACAGGTGGTCAAGCAGGAAAACGAGAGTGGCCTAGACGGCAAGTAAAGTGTGGTAAGTGTCAGTCCACGCCAAACGCCCCGTTCCCGGTCCAGACTTACCCTGTTTGCGCGCGGCAAGCAGTCCAAAATACTGAGCATAAGTTTGGCATTGCCCTCGGGATCGTCCGGCAGACACACACCTGTGGGTggggagtgagagagagaccgtATTAATGGGAAAGTCTTGCGCTGACCGACAGCACTACCTAGGGCGTCCACCGTCATCTGGAAGAGACACTTGGTGAACAGTGGCTCCGGCAGCTCCCTGAGGTAGTCCTTCAGCACGCCGGTGATGACGTTGATGTCCGGGACGTGCTCGGGCGTCAGCTCGACCGCGCGGCTGTTCCGCTCGAAGGCTTCCCTGttggtgagtgagtgagcagGTGATAGTTAGTGAGTGAGAGCGTGGAGATAGTGAGATTGATGGAACGCACCGCAGGAGCCGCTTCTTGGTGGCCGAGCCACAGAGCCGGTACAGGCCGATGATGTCCAGACCGCGGCGCTCGACTTCCTCGACGCAGCGGCGCAGAATGATAGGAACTGGGGCGCACCCGGGCGCGCCCTTCGATTCGCGCGTCACCACCGTCTCGAGGTCCGCGCCGAACAGGGCCGGCACGTTGCCGCGCAGGCTCGGCAGCCCCCGGCGGCGGAACAGCTGGAACGGGTCCGTGTGCCGCAGCCGCAGATAGATGGTTCCCCTCGGTTCAACCTGTTCagtttaaaatcacaaaagattttacgaaatacaaggatgaaaaatttactcTAGTCTaaaaaacatcaatcaaaaacattctGTAAGACGagtaaatgatagttttgcgGCATTTGTGGGATCattgaaacaaaagaaaaacttcaccaaacatatttagaacaagcgAAATTCTGACGgcgcgaaaacaagtttagtaatcGCAATGTATACCAGATAATATTGCTAAATGTCGTGGTTTTGTCATATGGtcttttctacagtcctcagcAACTGTTTTGTTCCAGATTGTtgtgattaatttagctaattctgttaaattgagtgagCTCTTTTCAGATACTCCAAGGTTCATGAATGGCACTCAATGGTTGACTGGTCTCCCAATGGTTGATAGGTCTACCCCAAAAACCTTGATCATCCGCGAAGTACTGCATGACTACTtttggcttgtggattgctgGTGAAATCTTCTCAAATAGACTTGTTccttttcgatttattttttttctttttcgtctaATTTTGGCTTATTATCGAGTCACCTTGACCAGGAAACGTCACCAACTTGGAAAGTTCAAGAAACCAATAAATCATTGGTACATAACGCTGTTATAATGTGTTTCATAATGTTGCTTTTGACCTCATATAGCAAATTTGAACTCCTCATAACGATAGTTGAGTCATACCAAAAGTTTATCACCCCAAAGGAGCTTTTCTCACAACAAGGAATGTTTCAAAACATGTCGATAGTAaagaaccgttttttttcaataagCCTTGGTTAGATGCGGAATTGAAAACAAGGACAGATGTCTGTATTCTATAGACTAGATCCAATGACATTCACAGAAGGGAGTTCTTTACCttctgattttattttttgtcgaatattttaGATGGATTGAAAAGAATTTTTGGAGGAGATATTCATTATACATTTACCAACGCGTTTTGGTAGATTTCTTGCGCCCACGagctttaatatgatgaataagACCTTCGTTTTCATAACCCTTGATTATTTATGTTAAGTTTTCACTaactttcgattttattcTAACACGACACGCATCCTACGTTTGCTGCGATTTGCCATATGACGACTGCATCAGTTGTCAAACGTCAGTGGCCGTGTCGCTGTTTACTCACCACGCCATGTGGTGGATACATGACAATTTgaccactaatactcaaacTAATGACGTTCTTCATCGGTTAGTTTACAATATAACGAGATTTTTGCCATCTTACAAGCTCATAAATATACTGTGATTTTTTGCGAACTCTTCacaatttgcattttgaataaGAAAACATGGATAAAATATCGCGTATCGTTATGAGCAATAGCATAATTAACAAAATCTACTCTGTTTGCATTATTACCGAGCaaagcgaaggaaattggtgtgaaaactTGTTTTCGCGGTGCTTAAATTCTCCTATGGCTGTTCCAGTCTCCGAGATTTAATCAAACTATCATTTATCGTcatattttttgcattttgcatgtGAAGCCTTTTTCCAATTCTTTGCCAACGTCTCCATATCGTAAATGTTTAAacttttactaaatgtttacacattccagaatgaagtttaaCGTTTCGAAAGTTAAGCAATCGGCAGTTAAAAAATCCACATCCACTAGATGGACCGGCTTACCTTGAGCGCCAGCTGGTGGATCGGTGATTGTCGGAGCAGCGTCGTGAGCGACAGGGCACCCCGGTAGCATAGCTTGTGGCGGTGCTGCGGGTCCCAGGAGTAGACCAGCACGTCCAGCTGCTTGTTGCAGACAAGGTCCAGCTCGAAAGACTCGTCCCAGTCGAACTGCAGgtcgccggaccggacgacaGTGCGCGCCTTGTGGATCCGGTCGCACTCCAGCACGCAGTAGAGGTCACGGAtcagcggctgctgctgctgctgttgctgcagcggGGCAGTGTCGGCCATGGCACGCAGGCCACGTCCGGCCAGCAGGTGGATCCACAGCATACCGGACACGCCGACCGCGTCCACGACCGGCTTGTCCAGCTTGTACTTGGTGTACTCGGCCGGGTTGATGTCGATCTGTCGGTGCGGCCGCGGCAACGTCGTGCTTGGCGTCGGCGCCGGACTCTGGTGGCCGGTGAGtgccgccgacaccgacatCGCTCCGGGCAACCCACCTCCACCCGCCTGCGTCAACTCCAGGAGCTGGCGCATCCTCCGGACGCTCGGCGATCGGATCGACGACGGGCCACCGATATGCTGCGACGACAGGGAGCGTACCGGAAGCGATGACATCCGCGGACCACCGGCCGCCATCGAGTGACGGTCGAGCGTTCCGCCCTGGCCCGGTGCCCCCGCCACCATCGTCAGGCCGGTGCGGCTGCTGTAGATGTGCTCGGTGTTCCGAAGGACGTCGTGGATGTTCTCGGCGCTGCACGAGAACCGGTGGGCCCGCTGCTGGTTGAGGAGGTCGCGGGACGCCCGCATCTGCTCGCAGATGGCCGAGCTGCTCGGGGCGCGCCGCAACCACGCCCGGTACTCGTCCGACGTGAAGATCGACGGACTGGCGGTGATGCGGTGCCGCAGGTCGCGTAGGTCCCGCCGGATCGGCAGCGAGTACTCGGGCGCCGACACGTTCCCGTCCGCCTCGTCCGCCAGCCGATCAACGATGCGCCCCCGCAGCCCCATCcgtccggccccgggccgcTCGCGCGGCAGTGAGTTAAACTTGGCGAACTCTGGCCCTCCGCCGAGCGCCTGCgtactgccgccaccgccgccgcgcgccaTCGGATGCGACGGATGCTGCGACGGATGCTGCGATGGATGCTGCGACGGAGGATGCCCCATCGCGCCCGGGTGggcgtagtagtagtagctgGGCCGCGGCCCAATCGTGGCCTCCGTGTCGCTCGAGTAGTCGAGCGCCGGCCGGGAACGGCGCTGGAGAGAGCCGGTCGCGCCGAGCGGACTCGGTCCGTACTTGGGTGCGCGCGACGAGGGCGGTCCGCCATCGTAGCGTCCGTAGCGCCCGAGGGTACCACCGGCGATCGGTGCGGCCCCGACCAGATCGGACTTTAGGCTGGAACGGGCCAGCAGCGGGTGGCGACCGAGTGACGCATAATCCGCGTACTCGACGCGCGGCAGGTGCTGGTCGGAACCACTCCGCGGGAACCGCTGGTGCGACTGACTCATCGCGACGCCCGTCCCACCCGCCGACATCCGGcgactgccgccaccgccaccgccgccgtgcccCATCGTGGCCGACGGGTAGAACGCGTGCACCTTCTCCGCCAGGCTCTCGAGCGTTCCGGCGTTCTGGTAGTACGAGTGGGACGTCTGGAAGCCGTGCATCCCCTTCGGCTGCTCCGTGATGACCGaacccgacggtggcggtggtggtggcttgtAGCCCCAGCTGGGCGTCTCCACCGGACCGCCGGGTGGACCGCGGCCTCCGCCGCCGTAGTACAGGTCAAGCTGCTCGCTCTGCGGACTGTAATTGTTTAGGCCCAGCCCGAGCCGCGAGCGTGACTCCGTCATCTCGCGCCCATCGCCGGTGCGGCGCTCGCGGAATGACCGCGACGAACGGGGCGCCCGGTCCGAGTCGTCCAGGTCTTCGTCGCGCAGGTCACGCTTGATCAcgaccaccggcggtggcttctGCTCCGGCCGCGACATCTGCGGGGGTCCCGGTGAGTTCGCGCCGCGGTTACCGCGCCGCTGCCGGATCGCCAGGACGAGGCGGCGCGGGATCGACATGATGATCACCACATCGTCCAGCGACATCCGCGTCACGTCCACCAGGTTAACGGCCAGAATCTCGTCTCCCACCTGCAGGGGGAATGCGACAAACGCCACGTTAGAAAAGTCCACGGTGAAGAAAGTCCACGgcggagaaaataaaacacaatgGCCAAGGCCCACGCGCGGCCTGGACGAAGCAGACGAAGATAAGAAACTCGCGGCATCCTTTACTCAAGGGTCTCGAGGGGCGAAAGGCGGACTGTCAGACGAAGCCGAGCGGGCCACCCTTTGTGGAAGATTGCGAAGAACGGAGACTCCCTGTGCTGTGGTCTTCGGTAACAGGTTTCCACAAAAGGACTTCAGACCAGACAAGGGCCAGCatgtcagcagcagcatcagcagatcCTGGTAGACTgggaaagcacacacacacacaaacgcacctAGTGAGGACGTTCTGTATCGAACATCCTTTCCGGCGCCTTTCTTTGTTGCGTCAACGGCCACGAAGCTGTCTCGGGTTTCAACGAAAGGCTTGCGGTGCGCTGTGCCCTGGTGAACGTGGGTAGGTGGCCACATCGTCAGAACATTACCAACTTCAGGGCTGGGCGTTTGCCGTAAAACTCATCGGAAGTGTTGCCTGTTTCCCCATTTGCAGAA
It includes:
- the LOC128270235 gene encoding rho GTPase-activating protein 100F — encoded protein: MQWRKFARLKTTATGHSRTRRMLCCGRRKENGRSVPDLTASPGRAPPGPMPPHQAQALQQQQQHQQQNMQGGHHQQQHQQRQGVKEPVLLQGDFRKVSGISSEIFRQIEAVENDHDPSTAAALEVVERRGEMIVRVLEPRCMGSRQAIEAGQKFLNKSDARHTVQLVEIVKRPGQTLGLYIREGNGADRSDGVFISRIALESAVYNSGCLRVGDEILAVNLVDVTRMSLDDVVIIMSIPRRLVLAIRQRRGNRGANSPGPPQMSRPEQKPPPVVVIKRDLRDEDLDDSDRAPRSSRSFRERRTGDGREMTESRSRLGLGLNNYSPQSEQLDLYYGGGGRGPPGGPVETPSWGYKPPPPPPSGSVITEQPKGMHGFQTSHSYYQNAGTLESLAEKVHAFYPSATMGHGGGGGGGSRRMSAGGTGVAMSQSHQRFPRSGSDQHLPRVEYADYASLGRHPLLARSSLKSDLVGAAPIAGGTLGRYGRYDGGPPSSRAPKYGPSPLGATGSLQRRSRPALDYSSDTEATIGPRPSYYYYAHPGAMGHPPSQHPSQHPSQHPSHPMARGGGGGSTQALGGGPEFAKFNSLPRERPGAGRMGLRGRIVDRLADEADGNVSAPEYSLPIRRDLRDLRHRITASPSIFTSDEYRAWLRRAPSSSAICEQMRASRDLLNQQRAHRFSCSAENIHDVLRNTEHIYSSRTGLTMVAGAPGQGGTLDRHSMAAGGPRMSSLPVRSLSSQHIGGPSSIRSPSVRRMRQLLELTQAGGGGLPGAMSVSAALTGHQSPAPTPSTTLPRPHRQIDINPAEYTKYKLDKPVVDAVGVSGMLWIHLLAGRGLRAMADTAPLQQQQQQQPLIRDLYCVLECDRIHKARTVVRSGDLQFDWDESFELDLVCNKQLDVLVYSWDPQHRHKLCYRGALSLTTLLRQSPIHQLALKVEPRGTIYLRLRHTDPFQLFRRRGLPSLRGNVPALFGADLETVVTRESKGAPGCAPVPIILRRCVEEVERRGLDIIGLYRLCGSATKKRLLREAFERNSRAVELTPEHVPDINVITGVLKDYLRELPEPLFTKCLFQMTVDALGSVCLPDDPEGNAKLMLSILDCLPRANRATLVFLLDHLSLVVSAAERNKMSAQALATALGPPLMLHSASVGANEEIDHAQPIAVLKYLLQIWPQPPGGTGPGGGPLVPGGPATSGRRGEPVEPRGSKASALPAGKSPALLLPAPAGSTISSSSSYQRSSSSSNIHHSTSSSLLAAAGSSAGPISSSSSSTQQQQQQQEQQLQQQQQSSALASTQPRSAASNPSTTSSALGPHLLSATPSTLQYQSVVAQLAQSHRALQQAGQQPHQSEVSAGLVERVQSPHHATPSPSSSSTSSASGSGSGTDTIKRGASPASVKFRESTSSYSLKSADTQSRILLSGTARSNGCPPSTAPATQPYSASAGLFLSSSVAAGADYLSSTSSIASSVASGTSSLRPSAPVTSTLNITTFSLDEKNNLVVSPSPSSASESSYRSSSPASGVGAQRDKSPAPSLGQTSDRQSASPSPLRRQDQFDRADSLPAAVTSAAGATSTSASTGSFMSSLRSQTLGSYQFPSASLKLTGQLSGDSQDDGSTSSLLRKLTSSLSRTIVSNTGNTLPLSLGRDKLSELSTGGAGGSGGGAGTSATGYSGSSGIGSISSSISGSSSSAGSSSGIRAMSSSLGYSGVGGTGASGAAGGLVGTTTAAAVTSMSIYGTLPKNSSIYSYGGSGNAACGGSGGGSGGLSGLLSGTTSSYGISERLRALTTGGSTGGSSLSGAGADGSTSTTSDGGGTTGSSAGDLEGSGYDYESSGFSSASYSGMATSGASIGSGGTGGLSSSYFSTGSTGTSPFASIGGSGAGAGSAMDTSATYRVQYASTNPFLPSYNPGDGSNGRNGDSKINDDSFDLK